The Halomonas sp. KG2 genome segment TCCGGAATTTACCTCGACACCACGTGACGGACACCCGCTGTTCTCTGGGTTTGTTAATGCTGCCTTAGAGCACAAAACGGCACGTACGCGCGCTCATACAACGACTCAGGAATAAGAGGGAGAGCGAATAACATGGCTTCGACTTCTCAATCATCCTTTCCAGAGCGTCATATTAACGTTGCCGGCCTAACCGCCGGCAATTCTTTGCCGCTAATGTTATTGGGCGGCATGAATGTGCTGGAGTCAGCGTCGCTTGCTGATGAAGTGGCGCAGGCTTACGTTAATGTGACGCAAAAGCTCGGGATGCCTTATGTCTTTAAGGCAAGCTTTGATAAAGCGAACCGTAGTTCTATCCACTCTTATCGTGGGCCTGGGCTAGAAAAAGGTTTGCAGATCCTAGCGGATATTAAAGCGCGCTATGGTGTGCCCATCATTACCGACGTTCATGAGCCTTGGCAGGCAGAGCCTGCGGCAGAAGTCGCTGACATAATTCAGTTGCCAGCGTTTCTTGCCCGCCAGACCGATCTAGTGGTGGCGATGGCTAACACCGGCGCGGCGATTAATATCAAAAAACCGCAGTTTCTAGCACCTCACGAAATGCGCCATATCCTCACTAAGTTTCAGGAAGCCGGTAACGACCGTTTGATGCTATGCGAGCGTGGTACCAGCTTCGGCTACAACAACCTGGTGGTGGATATGCTGGGCGTTGGCGATATGAAACAGACCGGTTACCCGGTGTTTTTCGATGTCACCCATGCCTTACAGCGCCCAGGTGGCCGTGCGGACAGTGCCGATGGCCGTCGTGCCCAAGTGGCAGAGTTGGCTCGTGCGGGTGTGGCCGTTGGTTTGGCGGGGATCTTCCTAGAAGCTCACCCTGACCCAGATAATGCTAAGTGCGATGGACCCTGCGCACTGCCATTAGATCAATTAGAGCCATTTTTGACTCAGCTTTCGCAGCTAGATGCCTTGGTGAAGGGGTTTACGCCTTTGACCATCCGTTAACCGCGACGGCAAATATGGTATACATTGGACCCACAATCATCCATTAGACTGACAACCAAAGGACACTGTTATGACCAAAATTGTTGAAATCAGCGCACTAGAAGTGCTCGATTCCCGCGGCAACCCGACCGTTCAGGCCATGGTTCGCCTGGAAAGTGGCGCCGTAGGTGAAGCATGTGCGCCCAGCGGTGCTTCTACAGGCTCCCGCGAAGCGCTCGAGCTGCGCGATGGCGACAAGACACGCTACCTTGGCAAAGGCGTTTTAAAAGCCGTTGAGGCCGTGAATGGCAAAATCAGTGCTGCGTTGTTAGGAATGGATGCGCGTGATCAGCGTGGGCTGGACGACGCAATGTTAGCCCTGGATGGCACTGAAAATAAGGCGAATCTGGGCGCGAATGCCATTCTGGCGGTGTCGCTGGCTGCCGCTAAAGCCGCTGCCAACGCTAAAGGTGTGCCGCTATATGCGCACATTGCTGAGCTTTATGGCCAGCC includes the following:
- the kdsA gene encoding 3-deoxy-8-phosphooctulonate synthase, producing MASTSQSSFPERHINVAGLTAGNSLPLMLLGGMNVLESASLADEVAQAYVNVTQKLGMPYVFKASFDKANRSSIHSYRGPGLEKGLQILADIKARYGVPIITDVHEPWQAEPAAEVADIIQLPAFLARQTDLVVAMANTGAAINIKKPQFLAPHEMRHILTKFQEAGNDRLMLCERGTSFGYNNLVVDMLGVGDMKQTGYPVFFDVTHALQRPGGRADSADGRRAQVAELARAGVAVGLAGIFLEAHPDPDNAKCDGPCALPLDQLEPFLTQLSQLDALVKGFTPLTIR